In Polyangiaceae bacterium, the DNA window CGGCATGCCCCTTGCGGTCTACGGTGGGCGGCGCGACGTCATGGAGAAGCTCGCGCCTCTCGGTCCCGTGTACCAGGCGGGAACCTTGAGCGGAAATCCCGTCGCCGTGGCCGCAGGCCTCGCGACGTTGGAGCGCCTCGACAGCCAGCTCTACGCACACCTCGAGAAGCTGGGAGCACGGCTCCAGGCCGGCCTCGAGCAGGCCCTCTCCGCGCGGCAGGTGACCGCGACGGTGCAGCGGGTCGGCTCCATGATCACCGTATTCTTCCATCCCGGGCCGGTGCGCTCCTGGCTGGACGCAAGTGCTGCGGACCGCGATCGCTTCGCCAAGTTCCACGCAGGGCTCCTGTCGCGCGGCGTGTATTGGCCGGCGTCTCAGTTCGAAGCGGCGTTCTTGTCGGCGGCCCACACGGACGCGGACATCGACCGCACGATCGAAGCCGCGGACGCCGCCCTCCGCGACTGACCCGCGTGCGCCCGCGGAGGGCGCTACCAGGAACCGTGGCTGCCGTGGGAGCCGTGGCTGCCGTGCGAGCCGTGGCTGCCGTGCGAGCCGTGGCTGCCGTGCGAGCCGTGGCTGCCGTGCGAGCCGTGGCTGCCGTGCGAGCCGTGGCTGCCGTGCGAGCCGTGGGAACAGTGCTGCGCCGGTATCAGGCCGTCTTCGTCGAACCCCGGCTGCTGATCGCAGTTGTCGCGCGCCTTGTCGATCACCAGGTCTTCGCTCTTGCTGAGCATGCCTCGGGCGCTCTTGGTGAACGACGGCAGCTTTCCTGCACCTGGGTCCTTGGGCGGCACCGGCAAAGTGTACACCAACGCCCGGATCCCGGCCACGGGTTCGGCGGCGGTCGACCGCGAGGACGCCGCCAGTTACGCTGCCGGAGGACAATCCGTCGCTGGCTGGAACACACAGATGACCGCACTGAGCCGCCTCAAACTCGCCGTCGTCCAGCTCGCTCCCGGGCTCTTGGAGCTCGAGCGAAACGTGGAACGACACCTGGATCTGATCGCCGACGCCCGCGCTCGCGGAGCAGACGTGGTGGTGTTCCCGGAGCTGTCCCTCACGGGCTACGGCGCGGGCGCGCAGGCGGACGCAATCGCGATGTCCTTGGAGGGCCGCGAGCTGGATCCCAACATCGAGAAGCTCGCGGTCGCCGCCGGCGGCATGACCGTGCTCGTGGGCTTCGTGGAAGAAGGCTACGGCGCGCAGTTCTTCAACTCCGTTGCAGCGTTGAGGAGCGGCTCCCTGGTGCACGTGCACCGCAAGCTCAATCTCGCCAACTACGGCGCCATGGAAGAGGCCAAGTACTTCGCCCAAGGGCGCTACTTGAGCACCTTCGAGCTTCCAGGGCCGTTCACCGCCGCCACGCTCGTCTGCTCCGACATGTGGAACCCGGCCCTCGTGTACCTCGCCGCCCTGCACGGGGCGACACTACTCATCGCGCCGACGAACTCGTCCCTGGACCTCGACAGCGGTGACTTCGAGAAACCGCACCGCTGGGACCTCGCGCTCGAGTTCTACGCGTCGCTCTACGGCATGCCGATCGCGTTCGCCAATCGCGTGGGCACCGAAGCGCGGCACCAGTTCTGGGGTGGCTCGAGGATCTTGGACGCACGTGGCCGAACCGTGGCCAAAGCCGGCCCAGATGAAGAGACGACGCTGTTGGCCGACATCGACTATCAAGACGTGCGCGCTGCGCGCTTTCAGCTGCCCACGGTGCGGGACTCGAACCTCGCGCTCATCCACCGCGAGATCGATCGCTTGGCTCGCAAGGTCGGAGTGCCACGAGTGGTGCGCGACGAGTGAATCAGCCGCTGCCGAGCAGGTAGAGGGCCGAGCCCATCTGCACTGCGTTGGAAACGACCGTCGCTGCTACTGGAGCTAGGGACGTCATCATGGTCCCGGCCAGGGAGAGCATGAAGACGATGACCGCGGCGGCGGCTGAGGGTGCAGTCACGAGTAGCTCCGTGTTCGTGAGGATCGAGACGTCGTGATCGCGACGGTTCCGCGCCGAGCCGACATCCAGAAGACGAGGCTCGGCGCGGAGCGGCTTGTCACTTCTTCTGCTTCATCTTGAGGGTGCCCTGGGCCGCGGCAAGGCGCGCGATGGGCACGCGGAACGGCGAGCAGGAGACGTAGTCGAGACCGACCTCTTCGAAGAAGAAGATGCTCTCCGGGTCGCCGCCGTGCTCGCCGCAAATGCCGAGGGACATGCCCGCGCGGGTGGCTCGCCCGCGCTCGCAGGCCATGCGCACGAGCTGGCCGACGCCCTCGCGATCCAAGGACACGAAGGGCTCGTAGGGCAGGATGCCGCCGTCCACGTAGCTGGGCAGGAAGCGCCCGGAGTCGTCCCGGGAAAGGCCCATGGTGGTCTGCGTCAGATCGTTGGTGCCGAAGGAGAAGAACTCGGCGGTCTGCGCGATCTGATCGGCGAGCAGCGCCGCCCGGGGCAGCTCGATCATGGTGCCGAACTTGTACTTCACCTCGGTACCGTGCTCCTGGAACACCTCGGTCTTCACGCGATCCACGACCTCTTTCATGAGGTCGAGCTCGCGCTTGGAGAGGGACAGCGGGATCATGATCTCCGGCAGTACCTGCGTGCCCTCTTTCTGGACGATGCACGCCGCGCTGAGGATGGCGCGCACCTGCATCTCGCTGATCTCCGGGTAGGTGATGGCGAGGCGCACGCCGCGGTGGCCGAGCATGGGGTTGAACTCGTGGAGCTCCTGCACCTTGCGCGTGATGTCGGAGGGCGCCACACCCATGATCTTGGAGAGCTCCTCGATCTGTCCGACGTCCTGCGGAAGGAACTCGTGCAGCGGCGGATCGAGCAGGCGGATGTTGACGGGAAGGCCCTTCATCTCGCGGAACAGCTCGACGAAATCTCCGGTCTGGAACGGCAACAGCTTGTCGAGCGCCTTGCGCCGCGCCGTCTGGTCCGCCGCCAAGATCATCTCGCGCATGGCCGCGATGCGCTTCTCGTCGAAGAACATGTGCTCGGTGCGGCACAGGCCGATGCCCTGAGCGCCCAGGCTGTGAGCCTTCTTGGCCTGCTCCGGGGTGTCCGCGTTGGTGCGCACCTTCATGCGACGAGTTTCGTCCGCCCAGGCCATCAGGGTTTCCATCTCGCCGCCCAGCTCGGGGTCGATCTTGTCGACCTCGCCCTGGTACACGGCGCCGGTGGAGCCGTCGATGGTGATCACATCACCGATACGCACGATCACGTTCTCGCCGTCCGACTTCGCGGTGAGCATCTGCAGCTCGTAGTCGATGCTGATGGCGGAGCAGCCCACGATGCAGGCGCGGCCCATGCCGCGAGCGACGACCGCCGCGTGGCTGGTGGCGCCGCCGCGGGCAGTGAGGATGCCGCGAGCGGCCTTCATGCCGTGCAGGTCTTCCG includes these proteins:
- a CDS encoding nitrilase, which gives rise to MTALSRLKLAVVQLAPGLLELERNVERHLDLIADARARGADVVVFPELSLTGYGAGAQADAIAMSLEGRELDPNIEKLAVAAGGMTVLVGFVEEGYGAQFFNSVAALRSGSLVHVHRKLNLANYGAMEEAKYFAQGRYLSTFELPGPFTAATLVCSDMWNPALVYLAALHGATLLIAPTNSSLDLDSGDFEKPHRWDLALEFYASLYGMPIAFANRVGTEARHQFWGGSRILDARGRTVAKAGPDEETTLLADIDYQDVRAARFQLPTVRDSNLALIHREIDRLARKVGVPRVVRDE